The following is a genomic window from Bacillus sp. V2I10.
TCCAATTGTTTCAGAGCGGCAGATTCAGAAAGATGTTCATCTGCAAGAAGGCTTTCAAGATCTGTTCCTAATGCAGCTGCTATTTTAGTTAAAATTGCATGGATGGATTTTTTTGAATATCTCTCTCAATATAGCTTAAATAGGATTTAAAAACGCCTGCTAGCTCGGCAAGGGAATATCCTTTCTGTTGACGTAAATATTTAATCCGTTCCCCAATCATCAAAAGGCTCCTTTATTATCAATCTGATTTCATTATATAGAACAAATTGTTCTTTATAAAGTGATAAAAAAGTAAGAGAAAGAGAGTAAATAGCAGATAATGCTTGAAAAATGTTCTTTAAAACGAAAAAACGACAGTTTTTGATGATATATTAATTGCCTTTAACGGCATATAATTTAATAGATCCATTTAAAAAATACTTCTCGAAAGCTAATTATATAATAGATTTAAAGTAATCAATTATTGCTGAAACGTTCTTAATAAAGAATATCTTTCAGTAAACCAAAAAGGGATGACTCCCTTGAAACAGGCTTTCATATTCTTGGCTTGTCAATGCATTAGATGCAGGGCTTACTGTTATTGGTCTTCACTACAATTTAATAGCTGAAGCTAATCCATTTATGAAGTCGCTTTATGAGATACATCCCCTGCTATTTGCAGGTAGTAAACTATCTTTTTCCATTTTCTTGTATGTATTTATTTATTTCAGGTGTTTGCCGTCGTCATCGGCAGTAAAATTCATTGCTTATACGGCTTCTTTTGCTTATGGGATTGTTTTAGCGATGCATGTTTATTGGATTCACTTAATTTTCATATAAAGCGGGGGCAGTCTTATGTATAAAAAACTTTGTAATCGCTGTTATCAGCCGTCATTCAGCAGCTGCCCGGCAGATCGATGGATTTGTCCAATCTGCACAAATGATCTAACAAAAATAAAAGCAATTCGAGCCGTGCATTTGCCTAGTTTTAATCCGGAAAAGTACTTTTCAAAGAATGAAACAAAATTAACCAGCCATTTTAATAAATACGCATAATTAAAACGCTCTGGGGATGTGCCAGAACGCCTTTTTAATATATTGATTAGTTATCTAAATAAGAATTGCAGAATGAAGAAAGCACCTTATTAAAAGCGTTAGATAAGGTACAAGCTTTCATTACTTATCTTGGTTCATTTTCCACCGGTTAAATTCAAGAAATTCCCGAAATTGATCCTTCGTTACACCAGAATCCATCGCTTCTTTCACGAGGTTTGCCCATTCATTATCAAGATTATCTTTTTTTGTCTCATAAATTGGTTCGTCTAAAATTAGGGTATTCATGGATACTCCCAGTACGGATGAGACTTTTTCAAGAAATTGAACAGAAGGATTAGACTGCAGATTCCGTTCAATTGAACTTAAATATGATTTAGCAACACCAGCGCGATCGGCGAGCTCTGATAGAGAAAGTCCGCGTTCTTTGCGGTATTTACGGATGCGTTCACCAATCATATGATCACCTTCCCAGAGCCATTATAGCATATAACGAAGGCGGTGTTATATATATAGAACGATTTTTACAAAAAAATATGTACAAATTCTGTTTGTCAATTTTTAAGTGTTTGCGTTTTCAAAAATTCTCTTATTTCTTCTTTGCTGATTCCCATTTTCAAAGCTGACAGTATTAAATCTTTCCATTCCTGATCCATCTTTTCAACTTCCTTCATTAACATCTCCATTTTTCTCCTCCTAAAATACGTCTCTGTATTTCAGGCAGTCCAGCCATCATAGTTATTAAGAACATTAGATCTGTGACTTTGCGTCCTTGCTTTTCAGCAAGTTTGCCTTTGTCTGATTATGTGCAATAGTACAGTCTGCAAAAAATCAAAAATTTGTTTCTTTAGTCCTTAAGGTATATATATCTTATTTACTACTATTATAAAAAATGGTTTTTACTTTTTGTGCTGAAATGTGTCGATTTTAAAATTTTTTTCAATTTTTTGAAAATATTAGAATTTATTGGGTGTAAATTCCTTTATTATAGGCATTTTGATGGGCTTTGATTTTATGAAATGACAGAAAATTTTACGAAAAAAAACAAACTGCAAAATTTTATTTTCTCATTTGAAAATAAGATTTTGCAGTTTTCGACATTAATAGAACGCATTTTGCGACAAATAAAAAATTCCGCCATTTACAATCGAAACATTTATTTGCGGATCATATAATTCTTTTAATGCTGCTTTTTCTAATTGGTAGGCTTCCGGTTTCTCATCAAGATCTTCATAAAAATGACTGAGCAGCATCATATCAGAGTTCCAGCGCTGTCTTGCATCGTCTGCCCATGAGTGGTCATCCTTCTCAATAATAGATTGAATATAGTTCTGAATGCGATTTAACCCGCTTTGTTCCTTAATCATTGGGGATGTTGTAAAGCAAAGATCAGGAATTCGCGGAGTTAAGGTCATTTTTTCTAAATGATCCTGGAAATTTTCGATAATTGCTCCGCTGATCAAATGAAGACCGATTGAATATAAATGGTCCTTCTTTTTGTCGCTCTGATAAGATACCATGACATTTACTCCGAGCCATGGGTGAAGTGATTGCGAGCTTCCATTATGCGGAGAGTTTTCATAAAGGCGGATGTGACTTCCAAGCTTTTTGCTCGCCTGGTAAATCTGATGGAGTCTTGGTGCCCCAAAATGCATAATCTCTCCTTTTAAATCTTCAGGAGCCTGTTTGGCATCTGTAAGAAATGTCACCTGCATGGGATTTGGAACACCGCCGGTTTTTTCAAGATAGGTCCAGTAAAAAGGGCGGTTCATCAGCTCTTTATCCATTTCGATTGTTAACTGCACAGTCATATATCCTGGGTGTTTATCAATGATTTGACACGAATTTGCTGTAAAAAAACTTTCTAAGAATTGACTGATCTCTTGCTGCAGCATCTCTCTGAAGCCTCCTTACCTATCCTTATTTTCCATTCGCTGCTTTTTTTTCAGAGTGTTCCTGCTCGGCAAAATGAAGGATGGATGTTAAGTTTTCCATTTTGATTTTCATTTCGCCTTCACTTTTTGATTGAAAGAGAATATCCTGCAAATGATCTTCAAAATTTGAAATATCCAATCTGGTTAAAATTTCATCAAGCTCACCGATTACTTTTTCGAATAGATTAATTTTTTCATAAAGCAATTTTAAAATATGCTCTTCAACAGTATTTTTTGTAGCCATATTGTAAATATAAACGTCTTTTTCCTGGCCGAGGCGATGAATCCGGCCGATTCTTTGTTCAAGCCGCATCGGATTCCAGGGGAGGTCATAATTGATGATGTGATTGCAAAATTGCAGGTTTATGCCTTCGCCCCCAGCTTCTGTTGCAATCAGTACTTGAACACGGTTTTTAAATAAATCTTTCATCCAATCTTTTTTTCCCCGTTTAAATCCTCCCCGGAAAGGGACAGAAGAAATACCGTGCTGCTGCAAAAACCATTGCAGATAAAATTGAGTGGCACGATATTCAGTAAAGATAATGACTTTATCATCAATTCTTTTAATAAGCTCCACTGCTTTTTGAGCTTTTGTGTTTCCGTCAACCTCATCAATGCACTGCATCAATTCCCTGATGATTGGCTCAGGCAGAGGGGAGACTTCACCTGCAGGCCGATCGATCATTTTTTTTAGTGTCATATAAACGGCTTCCCTGCTTGAGCATGCTTCTCTTTGAAGGGTCATAATGGAAAACATGCTTGCAGCAGCCGTTCCGAATGATTTAAGTCTTGATATAGCTGTGTACAGATTTCGTTCTGTTGGAGAGAGGTCTATCGGAACCGTTTCAACATGGCGTTTTGGCCAGTCAATTCCAGTATCGCCGCGGCGGTTTCGGATCATTACTTTGTTGACAAGCTCCTGCAGATGCTCATGATGTTCAAGAGATCGATTTTTTGCTGAGAAAACTTCTGAAAAATAAGCTTCGTTTCCAAGATGACCGGGTTTGAGAAGAGAGACAAGATTGAAAATCTCTTCAACACGATTTTGGATCGGAGTTGCTGTCAGAAGAAGGCAGTATTTCTTTTTCAGCCTCTGAACAAATTCATAGTTTTTTGTTTTATTATTTTTGAGTTTATGAGCCTCATCGATAATGACTAAATCATATTGCTGGGCAAGGACTATTTCTCTGTGAGGGCTTCGTTTTGCGGTGTCAATTGAAGAAACCACCACATCACATGCTTCCCAAACGTAGCTTTTCTTCTGCTCAACAGCAGGTATATAAAATTTTTCATGCAGTTCTCTTGCCCATTGTGAAACTAGAGAGGCCGGCACGAGAATTAAGATCTTTTTGGCAAGGCCGCGGATCATGTATTCTTTTACAATCAGTCCGGCTTCAATCGTTTTTCCAAGGCCCACTTCATCTGCAAGTATCGCTTTGCCGTTCATATGCTCAACTACCTGTCTTGCAACCTCTAATTGGTGCGGCAGGGGTGTAAAGTCTGTCAGATGATTTGGAGCCTGCAAGCCTTCAAACGAAGGAACAATTAAATGTTTTTGTACTTCACAGGCGAGTTTGTAATTTTCCCAATTTTCCCAAGGTCCATCATTTTCTAGTTTTTTGAAAAAAGTATCTTGCCAGGATGAATCAAAGTTGATTTTTACATTCATAAATGACAGCCCTTTCAAGCAAAGGTATTGTTATGGTGAATCGTTCACTTTAAGGTGTGAATTGGTAGTTTATTATGATAAAATACAAATAAATCAAGTTAAACACGAACATTAAACTAAAATATATGTTTAATATTTGTGTAAAAATAGATTGATGAATGCTGTTCATAATGGTAGGATGTTAATAAGTAAGAAAGTTGCTAACATACTTACTTTTCAGTTAGCATGGTTCTTTTGTCAAAAATGTCAAAATGTCAAAGAATGTTATCTCTTAGTATGACCAGTTTTACAGAAAATATGAGCGAATGAGAGCAAGGGGAGAGACTGCCGGCGGCTCTAATAAATGAAACCGCAAAAGCAGCGCCGAAGGAGCAAACATCTGTGAATCTCTCAGGCAAAAGAACTCTTGTTTGACGCAACTCTGGAGAGAGTTTGTGAAAGCAGCAAACCACCAAAGGGGAAAGCTTTGCTTATTTTTGGCAAGGTAAACTTTCAGGTGCAGGGACAGAGACTACCTTTTTAGATAAAGGGGGGTCTCTGTCCTTTTTTTATACTTTTTTGGGGAGGCGATTTGATTATGGCGGATTTAAAGCGAACACCATTATTTGATGTTTATAAAGAACATGGTGCAAAGACAATTGATTTTGGCGGTTGGGATCTTCCCGTTCAATTTTCTTCTATTAAAGAAGAGCACGAGGCAGTTCGGGAAAGAGCTGGCTTATTCGATGTTTCGCATATGGGTGAAATTGAAGTGACAGGTGCAGACAGTCTTGCATTTCTTCAAAAGACGATGACGAATGATGTTTCCCTTTTGAAAGACGGCGGAGCCCAGTACACTGCGATGTGCTATGAAGATGGCGGAACAGTAGACGATTTATTAATTTATAAAAAATCAGATACTCACTATTTATTAGTCGTGAATGCTTCAAATATTGAAAAAGATTATGAGTGGCTCATCTCGCACAAATTCGGAAACACAGAGCTGCATAATATTTCATCAAATGTTGCACAACTGGCCATTCAGGGGCCACAAGCTGAATCGATCCTTCAAAAATTAACTGAAACAGATTTAAGTGAAATCAAGTTTTTTAAATTTAAAGATGGCGTTGTAATCGATGATGTACAAGCTCTTGTCTCCAGAACAGGCTATACAGGCGAAGACGGCTTTGAAATCTATTGCCCATCTTCAGAAGCGCCTTCCCTTTGGAAAGCGATTTTAGAAGCAGGCAAAAATGAAGGAATTCTTCCGTGCGGTTTAGGCGCACGCGACACCTTGCGCTTTGAAGCAAATCTGCCTTTATATGGACAGGAGCTTACAAAAGAAATTACTCCGATTGAAGCGGGAATCGGCTTTGCTGTAAAACCGAATAAAGAGGCAGACTTCATCGGAAAAGATATTTTAAAAGAACAAAAAGAAAATGGAACAGCAAGAAAGCTTGTCGGTCTTGAGATGATTGACAAAGGAATACCCCGACATGGTTATGAAGTATACCATGGAGAAGAACAAATCGGCGAAGTAACGACTGGCACACAATCTCCTACGTTAAAGAAAAATATAGGCTGGGCTCTGCTGAAAAAGGAATTTGCAGAACCGGGCACTGAAGTGATTGTGCAAGTGCGCAAGAAACGCTTAAAAGCAATTGCAGTTTCAACACCTTTTTATAAACGACCAAAAAAATGAACTAGTTTGAAAGGGGAACACATCCATGAAACATCGTTATTTGCCGATGACAGAACAAGATCAGCAGGAAATGCTTGATGCTGTCGGAGTATCTCATATAGATGAGCTTTTCTCAGACATTCCCGAGAGCGTGCGTTTTCAGGGGGATTATAAGATCAAGAAAGCAAAATCTGAAACGGAACTGGTGAAGGAGCTGAGTGAGCTTGCTTCTAAAAACAAGGATTTAAGAAGCAATGCTTCTTTCCTTGGTGCAGGTGTATACGATCATTACATGCCGATCATCGTAGATCATGTGATTTCACGCTCAGAATTCTATACAGCCTACACTCCGTATCAGCCGGAAATTTCGCAGGGTGAGCTTCAGGCTATCTTTGAATTTCAAACGATGATTGCTGAGCTTACTGGAATGGATGTGGCAAACTCATCCATGTACGATGGCGGAACTTCTCTAGCTGAAGCTGCGATGCTTGCTGCCGGCCAGACTAAAAAGAAAAAAGTCATCGTTTCAAAAGCAGTTCATCCGGAAAGCAGGGATGTTCTGAAAACATATGCTAAGGGACAGTACATTGAAGTAGTAGAAGTACCTGTGAAAAATGGCGTGACAGATCTTGAAGCTTTGAAGGCAGAAATGTCAGACGATGTTGCAGCTGTGGTTGTGCAATATCCAAACTTCTTCGGGCAAATCGAGCCGCTAAAAGACATTGAACCCATTGCTCATACAGGAAAAAGCATGTTTATCGTGTCTTCTAACCCGCTTGCACTGGGAGCTTTAACACCTCCAGGAAAATTTGGAGCCGATATCGTGGCAGGCGATGCTCAGCCATTCGGTATTCCTACTGCTTTTGGCGGTCCACACTGTGGTTATTTTGCTGTAACTCAAAAATTGCTCCGCAAAGTGCCGGGACGATTGGTCGGACAAACGACAGATGAACAGGGCAGACGCGGGTTTGTCTTAACACTTCAGGCACGTGAACAGCACATAAGACGTGACAAAGCGACTTCTAATATTTGTTCAAATCAGGCTTTAAACGCTTTGGCAGCCTCGGTTGCCATGACGGCACTGGGAAAAAAAGGCGTAAAAGAGATGGCTTTTCAAAATATCCAAAAAGCAAATTACGCTAAAAAAGCATTTGCTGCAAATGGGATTGAGGTTCCATTTGAAGGGGCTATTTTTAACGAATTTGTCATTAAATTAAACAAACCGATTAAAGAGGTAAATGCAAAGCTTATTCAACAGGGCATCATTGGCGGTTTCGATTTAGGCAGTGTATACCCGGAGCTTGAAAACTACATGCTTGTAGCTGTAACTGAATTGCGTACAAAAGAAGAAATTGACCTATTTGTAAAGGAATTGGGGGATGGACATGAATAAGCATGATCAGCCATTAATATTTGAACTGACAAAACCAGGACGAACAGGCTACAGTTTGCCTTCATTGGATATCCCTGAAATCGCTGGAGATGAATTAATTCCAAGTGAATATTTGCGTGCAGATGAAGCTGAACTGCCGGAAGTCTCTGAACTTGATATCATGAGACATTATACAGCTCTTTCCAAGAGGAACCATGGAGTAGATTCCGGGTTTTATCCACTTGGATCCTGTACAATGAAATACAATCCTAAAATCAATGAAAATGTAGCTCGTATGGCAGGTTTAGCCCATATCCATCCTCTGCAGGATGAAAGCACAGTTCAGGGTGCCCTTGAGCTTATGTATGATCTCCAGGAGCATCTCATTGAAATTACCGGAATGGATGAGGTTACATTGCAGCCTGCAGCAGGCGCACATGGCGAATGGACCGGCCTGATGATGATCCGTGCTTATCACGAAGCCAACAACGATTTTAACCGGACAAAAGTAATTGTTCCTGACTCAGCTCATGGCACAAATCCAGCGTCAGCTACTGTAGCAGGATTTGAAACAGTTACGGTTAAATCAAACGAAAAGGGCCTTGTAGATCTTGAAGATTTAAAACGTGTGGTAGGGGAAGATACAGCTGCTCTTATGCTGACGAATCCTAATACCCTCGGACTTTTTGAAGAAAATATTTTAGAAATGGCGAAAATCGTACATGACGCAGGAGGCAAGCTTTATTACGACGGTGCAAATTTAAATGCCGTATTAAGCAAGGCCCGTCCAGGCGATATGGGATTTGATGTCGTTCATTTAAATCTTCATAAAACATTTACCGGTCCTCACGGAGGCGGAGGCCCTGGATCAGGCCCGGTTGGAGTTAAAGCTGATCTGATTCCGTACCTTCCAAAACCTGTATTAGTTAAAAGAGATAATAAATATACGTTTGATTATGATCGTCCGCAGTCCATCGGCCGAGTGAAGCCATTCTACGGAAACTTCGGAATTAACGTCCGTGCTTATACGTATATTCGGACAATGGGACCTGATGGGTTAAAAGCGGTGACAGAGTATGCCGTTTTAAATGCAAACTACATGATGAGAAGACTTTCAGAAGCCTATGATCTTCCATTTGACAGGCACTGCAAGCATGAATTTGTTCTTTCAGGCAAGCGTCAGAAAAAATTAGGGGTGCGTACGCTGGACATCGCAAAAAGGCTGCTTGATTTCGGCTATCATCCGCCTACCATCTACTTCCCATTAAACGTGGAAGAATGCATCATGATTGAACCGACTGAAACAGAATCAAAAGAAACGCTGGATTCATTTATTGACGCAATGCTTCAGATCGCAAAAGAAGCAGAAGAAAATCCTGAAATTGTACAGGAAGCACCGCATACGACAGTTGTCAGCCGCTTAGATGAGACGACAGCAGCAAGAAAACCGATCTTGCGTTATCAAAAGCAATAAAAGGCACACAAAAAGGATTCGCATTTCAAGCGGATCCTTTTTATTTATGCATAAAAAAGTCTGCAGAACAGACTGCAGACTTCCTCTTATTTCTTTGCTTTTATTTTACCGCCCCAGCCCTTAAAACCGCCTTTTAGCGTGTATAGATCATTATAGCCTTTTCTTTTCAGCATTTGAGCTGTGCGTCCGCTTCTGACAGTGTTTTGACAGTAAATGTAGACAGGCTGATCTTTGCGGATTTCCTTATGTCTTTGTCTCATTTGGGATAAAGGAATATTTCTTGCTCCAAGTATATGTCCGCCGTCAAATTCATTTGGCTCACGGACATCAATTAACTGAGCTTTTCTGTATCCTGCACGGAATTCTTCTTCCGTTAATGTTTTCATGATTTTACGCTGATAAAAATAAGAGTAAATCGTGTAGGCTGCTAGTGCACCTAATAGAATCAATAAAAAAATCCATGTTGTCAAGCTGACCCGACTCCTTTATAAGCAACTTTTCTAAGACAAGTTCAAATGAACTTTAATAATATTGGACAAATACTATTATATAAGAGCAGGATCAAATTGTCATCTATGAATAAGACATAATTATTTTCAACCTGGCCTTCTTTTTGATAGACTAGGTAAGGCACAGAAAATGAAATACATACTTATCATGGAAAATGGGGTATGAAGATGGCAAAGGAAACTTGGAGATTTATTGATTCAGGGAATTGTTCCCCGTCCTATAATATGGCGTTAGATGAAGCGCTGCTTGAGTGGAACAGTCAGGGGATCTTCCCGCCGGTAATTCGCTTTTATGGATGGGACCCGGCTACTCTTTCAGTAGGATACTTTCAAAAGGCCGAAAAAGAAATTGATCTTGATGCCGTTAAAAAGTATGGGCTGGGCTTTGTGCGCAGACCGACAGGAGGCAGAGGTGTTCTGCATGACAAGGAGCTGACATACAGCGTCATAGTGTCAGAAGACCATCCTGAAATGCCGAAGACAGTAACCGAAGCTTATAGAGTCATTTCAGAAGGTATTCTTCAGGGTTTCAGAGAACTGGGGCTAGATGCATATTTCGCCGTACCGAGAACGGAGGAAGAGAAACAGGGGCTTAAGAATCCGCGGTCTGCCGTTTGTTTTGACGCACCATCATGGTATGAACTTGTTGTAGAAGGACGCAAGGTGGCCGGGAGCGCACAAACGCGCCAAAAAGGAGTCATTCTTCAGCACGGTTCCATTTTGCTCGATATAGATGAAGAAATGCTTTTTAATCTGTTTAAGTACCCAAGCGAGCGGGTAAAAGAACGAATGCAGAAGAATTTCAAAAATAAGGCAGTTGCTGTCAATGCTTTGCGCAAGAATCCTGTTACAGTGGAGGAAGCAAAGAATGCGTTTAAAAAGGGCTTTGAGATAGGTCTGAATATCTCACTCGAACCTTATACCTTGACAGCTGAAGAACATGCTTTTGTAGAGAAAATTGCAATTGGAAAGTATAATACCGATGATTGGAATTATAAACGATAAGCGACTTGAACCTTAGTCGCTTTTGTTTATTTTTTCTGAAAATTTCTAATTATTTCAAATCATTCCTTATTTTTCTAACTTCGCGTTCTCTTCGGAATTTGCAAGCGACAAAATTCTTCAAAAAAAGTGATTATGAAGTTCCTATCTTCTTTTTTCTCATTATTTCTGCTTCGTTTATGCAGTTTTCAATTTGACAAAATAAAATAGGTTTGTCTGTTTATCCATATATAGTATTGTCGAACGAAAATATAATACTATATATTGATAAAAAGGTGGCTCTGTGATAAATTAAATCAAGTACAAGATAGATAGGGGAGTTGTTTGAATGACCGTTGCACTTAATGAAAATTTAAAACTTGATGTGGACAAGCTGAATCACGATATTTCTTTGTTTCCCCAAGTTCACCCAATAACTGATGATATGAAATTGACTCACAAAGGTGTATCCCGTTTAGTCATGCTTGACCGATACACATTTAAAGACACCGAAAAGCTGACGCTGTCTAAAGGGGACTTCGTTGTTCTGACGATTAAAGAGGATCCTAAATTCCCTGCAAGAGGACTAGGCTATATATTAGAAATAGACTGGCAGACGAAAATGGCAAGTGTACAGGTCGAAGAAGAGTACCGCCCTTCTCTTGAAAAGCCTGAAGAGGTTGAAACGGGTGTGATTTATCGCTCGCTTGATGTCATTGAAAAGCCGCTTGAAGTATTTTATGAGCAAATCGCAAAACGAAATGCAACAGGACTTGCCTCTGTTGAAAAGACAGAAGAGAAGCGCAATGAATGGTTCCAGAAGTTCTACAAGGAATTAGTCGGATTGAACTTTGTACCGGCAGGACGTGTATTGTACGGAGCTGGAGCAGGTACGGACGTTACTTACTTCAATTGCTACGTCATGCCATTTGTACAGGATTCCCGCGAAGGCATATCCGAGCATCGGAAGCAGGTAATGGAAATAATGAGCAGAGGCGGCGGA
Proteins encoded in this region:
- a CDS encoding helix-turn-helix domain-containing protein, whose protein sequence is MIGERIRKYRKERGLSLSELADRAGVAKSYLSSIERNLQSNPSVQFLEKVSSVLGVSMNTLILDEPIYETKKDNLDNEWANLVKEAMDSGVTKDQFREFLEFNRWKMNQDK
- a CDS encoding anti-repressor SinI family protein — its product is MEMLMKEVEKMDQEWKDLILSALKMGISKEEIREFLKTQTLKN
- a CDS encoding YqhG family protein, which gives rise to MLQQEISQFLESFFTANSCQIIDKHPGYMTVQLTIEMDKELMNRPFYWTYLEKTGGVPNPMQVTFLTDAKQAPEDLKGEIMHFGAPRLHQIYQASKKLGSHIRLYENSPHNGSSQSLHPWLGVNVMVSYQSDKKKDHLYSIGLHLISGAIIENFQDHLEKMTLTPRIPDLCFTTSPMIKEQSGLNRIQNYIQSIIEKDDHSWADDARQRWNSDMMLLSHFYEDLDEKPEAYQLEKAALKELYDPQINVSIVNGGIFYLSQNAFY
- a CDS encoding DEAD/DEAH box helicase is translated as MNVKINFDSSWQDTFFKKLENDGPWENWENYKLACEVQKHLIVPSFEGLQAPNHLTDFTPLPHQLEVARQVVEHMNGKAILADEVGLGKTIEAGLIVKEYMIRGLAKKILILVPASLVSQWARELHEKFYIPAVEQKKSYVWEACDVVVSSIDTAKRSPHREIVLAQQYDLVIIDEAHKLKNNKTKNYEFVQRLKKKYCLLLTATPIQNRVEEIFNLVSLLKPGHLGNEAYFSEVFSAKNRSLEHHEHLQELVNKVMIRNRRGDTGIDWPKRHVETVPIDLSPTERNLYTAISRLKSFGTAAASMFSIMTLQREACSSREAVYMTLKKMIDRPAGEVSPLPEPIIRELMQCIDEVDGNTKAQKAVELIKRIDDKVIIFTEYRATQFYLQWFLQQHGISSVPFRGGFKRGKKDWMKDLFKNRVQVLIATEAGGEGINLQFCNHIINYDLPWNPMRLEQRIGRIHRLGQEKDVYIYNMATKNTVEEHILKLLYEKINLFEKVIGELDEILTRLDISNFEDHLQDILFQSKSEGEMKIKMENLTSILHFAEQEHSEKKAANGK
- the gcvT gene encoding glycine cleavage system aminomethyltransferase GcvT — its product is MADLKRTPLFDVYKEHGAKTIDFGGWDLPVQFSSIKEEHEAVRERAGLFDVSHMGEIEVTGADSLAFLQKTMTNDVSLLKDGGAQYTAMCYEDGGTVDDLLIYKKSDTHYLLVVNASNIEKDYEWLISHKFGNTELHNISSNVAQLAIQGPQAESILQKLTETDLSEIKFFKFKDGVVIDDVQALVSRTGYTGEDGFEIYCPSSEAPSLWKAILEAGKNEGILPCGLGARDTLRFEANLPLYGQELTKEITPIEAGIGFAVKPNKEADFIGKDILKEQKENGTARKLVGLEMIDKGIPRHGYEVYHGEEQIGEVTTGTQSPTLKKNIGWALLKKEFAEPGTEVIVQVRKKRLKAIAVSTPFYKRPKK
- the gcvPA gene encoding aminomethyl-transferring glycine dehydrogenase subunit GcvPA; this translates as MKHRYLPMTEQDQQEMLDAVGVSHIDELFSDIPESVRFQGDYKIKKAKSETELVKELSELASKNKDLRSNASFLGAGVYDHYMPIIVDHVISRSEFYTAYTPYQPEISQGELQAIFEFQTMIAELTGMDVANSSMYDGGTSLAEAAMLAAGQTKKKKVIVSKAVHPESRDVLKTYAKGQYIEVVEVPVKNGVTDLEALKAEMSDDVAAVVVQYPNFFGQIEPLKDIEPIAHTGKSMFIVSSNPLALGALTPPGKFGADIVAGDAQPFGIPTAFGGPHCGYFAVTQKLLRKVPGRLVGQTTDEQGRRGFVLTLQAREQHIRRDKATSNICSNQALNALAASVAMTALGKKGVKEMAFQNIQKANYAKKAFAANGIEVPFEGAIFNEFVIKLNKPIKEVNAKLIQQGIIGGFDLGSVYPELENYMLVAVTELRTKEEIDLFVKELGDGHE
- the gcvPB gene encoding aminomethyl-transferring glycine dehydrogenase subunit GcvPB, with the protein product MNKHDQPLIFELTKPGRTGYSLPSLDIPEIAGDELIPSEYLRADEAELPEVSELDIMRHYTALSKRNHGVDSGFYPLGSCTMKYNPKINENVARMAGLAHIHPLQDESTVQGALELMYDLQEHLIEITGMDEVTLQPAAGAHGEWTGLMMIRAYHEANNDFNRTKVIVPDSAHGTNPASATVAGFETVTVKSNEKGLVDLEDLKRVVGEDTAALMLTNPNTLGLFEENILEMAKIVHDAGGKLYYDGANLNAVLSKARPGDMGFDVVHLNLHKTFTGPHGGGGPGSGPVGVKADLIPYLPKPVLVKRDNKYTFDYDRPQSIGRVKPFYGNFGINVRAYTYIRTMGPDGLKAVTEYAVLNANYMMRRLSEAYDLPFDRHCKHEFVLSGKRQKKLGVRTLDIAKRLLDFGYHPPTIYFPLNVEECIMIEPTETESKETLDSFIDAMLQIAKEAEENPEIVQEAPHTTVVSRLDETTAARKPILRYQKQ
- a CDS encoding rhodanese-like domain-containing protein; the encoded protein is MFLLILLGALAAYTIYSYFYQRKIMKTLTEEEFRAGYRKAQLIDVREPNEFDGGHILGARNIPLSQMRQRHKEIRKDQPVYIYCQNTVRSGRTAQMLKRKGYNDLYTLKGGFKGWGGKIKAKK
- a CDS encoding biotin/lipoate A/B protein ligase family protein — translated: MAKETWRFIDSGNCSPSYNMALDEALLEWNSQGIFPPVIRFYGWDPATLSVGYFQKAEKEIDLDAVKKYGLGFVRRPTGGRGVLHDKELTYSVIVSEDHPEMPKTVTEAYRVISEGILQGFRELGLDAYFAVPRTEEEKQGLKNPRSAVCFDAPSWYELVVEGRKVAGSAQTRQKGVILQHGSILLDIDEEMLFNLFKYPSERVKERMQKNFKNKAVAVNALRKNPVTVEEAKNAFKKGFEIGLNISLEPYTLTAEEHAFVEKIAIGKYNTDDWNYKR